In a single window of the Botrytis cinerea B05.10 chromosome 10, complete sequence genome:
- the Bctfc4 gene encoding Bctfc4, with product MSGYSHDISPAHAFTGQGHQYPDPEASQSQNLIWPTHASTPAQDTGVHSLDNARAEFAAASTEQRNQRREQVEGVDDILDMDFGGDSDDSDPDYREFGKGIRKMQNEVRQARHLDSDDDSDEAPTGRKKGKKRGAKGGRGRRPGIRGPRKAAEPTGDIKLRLGQANHAFLNGRCEEARDIAAEIVRINAETYEAWTLLSACFKELGEYNSAVKALMVAATWRPKHPGAWYAALNFALNETGDLRSEFLISAQYAAQQILRADSQDLEARRIKASLMLERRNLSHAAKEYEIILKRCPFDTEVIQTLASIYVDRGQVEVAMKLYTRTLDKFKKADVEIDTPFGWTDAYAYVELFGLMEKYTEGIKELRSVARWLVGRGEEDFWDQFVDDDREWDDDHIRRSECSQFDAKTFPLDTYGPGLPVELRVKLGLYRLFLGHYTEAMRHFSYLKTSDYNGQGLIEEFPHLFEEVADTLAEKGYNKDALDYYLPLAPGVGSEGSSLQFKMGKCWLGEKSDQEAELCFQNAVQMEVDNIPARMELAKLYERLNEKDQSFMYVNEIIAIRRTQRQNENPSFGTGSSDPAPSKKTRRKHTSFPGIRRGQSRYAPRRLLNPAERKKEEAARAEHLQDQYSIMKTELEQMRAGDPTATYKWMEAAEDLIDDFRAFKTFYPWDKYVKFLGYTHDDKFQAETKLETDLTEMADRLSKKLGADAEDRTSASSASIPADYRGISFSSWLDIFLEYAICLAKDGHDRESYEICESARDAIVFYHKREDMFLIHVCWGTCALLCNDEEMCIRVARYFMREYQFTTDSYRMYAAIARLCQSPVSWYCSGPEQKYMLRQVKAMDFNLVDKSRRQRGYAEKAGYTSQDKDGKPILNDDMDVALLMLYGHILYSGTSYAYSLNYFLRAYALDPNNAIINLNIGLAYVHHSLKRQADNRQFMILQGLTFLFDYYNSRIQSTILEERQEAHYNLARVYHMLGVSHLAIKYYLRVLKEADDQESSREDIEIDTAYNLKILCMVTGNKKLANVIARKWLVI from the exons ATGTCTGGTTACTCTCATGACATATCACCGGCTCATGCTTTCACTGGTCAAGGTCACCAATACCCGGATCCAGAAGCAAGCCAAAGTCAAAATTTAATATGGCCTACTCATGCTTCAACCCCAGCGCAAGACACCGGTGTTCATAGCCTGGACAATGCAAGGGCCGAATTTGCGGCAGCAAGTACGGAGCAGAGAAACCAGAGACGAGAGCAGGTGGAGGGTGTGGATGATATTCTAGATATGGATTTTGG TGGTGATTCAGATGACTCTGATCCTGATTATCGGGAATTTGGTAAAGGGATTCGTAAGATGCAAAATGAGGTGCGTCAGGCTAGACACttggatagtgatgatgactCCGATGAAGCTCCCACTGGCCGAAAGAAAGGCAAAAAGCGCGGTGCCAAGGGAGGCAGAGGTCGTAGACCGGGTATTAGAGGTCCACGGAAAGCAGCGGAGCCAACTGGTGATATCAAGTTACGGTTAGGTCAAGCCAATCATGCATTCTTGAATGGGCGTTGTGAAGAAGCTAGAGATATAGCTGCAGAAATTGTTCGAATTAATGCAGAGACTTACGAAGCATGGACTTTACTATCCGCTTGCTTCAAGGAATTAGGCGAGTACAATTCGGCTGTCAAGGCTCTGATGGTTGCTGCGACTTGGAGGCCGAAACATCCCGGTGCTTGGTATGCTGCCTTGAATTTTGCTTTGAATGAGACGGGCGATCTAAGATCAGAGTTTCTTATCTCTGCGCAATACGCTGCTCAGCAGATACTTAGAGCAGATTCACAAGATCTGGAGGCTCGGAGAATCAAAGCTTCTCTCATGCTTGAGCGAAGGAACCTTAGTCACGCGGCCAAAGAATATGAGATTATTCTTAAGCGTTGCCCGTTCGATACGGAAGTTATTCAAACATTAGCGTCCATTTACGTTGATCGAGGGCAGGTAGAAGTCGCCATGAAACTTTACACAAGAACCCTCgataaattcaagaaagcCGATGTAGAAATTGACACACCCTTTGGCTGGACAGATGCCTATGCATATGTCGAACTTTTTGGGCTGATGGAAAAATACACCGAAGGTATCAAAGAGCTCAGGTCGGTAGCCCGTTGGCTAGTTGGAAGAGGTGAAGAGGATTTTTGGGACCAATTCGTTGATGATGATCGAGAATGGGACGATGATCATATTAGAAGATCTGAATGTTCCCAATTTGATGCCAAGACATTTCCATTAGACACATATGGTCCAGGCTTGCCCGTCGAGCTACGAGTCAAACTTGGACTATACCGATTATTCCTCGGTCATTACACAGAGGCTATG CGTCATTTTAGTTATCTTAAAACCTCTGACTATAATGGCCAAGGTcttattgaagaatttcctcACCTTTTTGAAGAAGTCGCTGATACTTTGGCCGAAAAGGGCTATAACAAGGATGCTTTGGATTACTATTTACCATTGGCACCAGGCGTTGGTTCCGAAGGTTCTTCGCTGCAATTCAAGATGGGTAAGTGCTGGCTTGGTGAAAAGTCTGACCAAGAGGCCGAACTCTGCTTTCAAAATGCAGTACAAATGGAGGTGGACAACATTCCAGCAAGGATGGAGCTCGCTAAACTTTATGAAAGACTAAACGAAAAGGACCAGTCTTTCATGTATGTAAATGAAATCATAGCAATTCGACGAACACAACGTCAAAATGAGAACCCATCATTTGGAACAGGATCCTCCGACCCTGCGCCTTCTAAGAAGACACGTAGGAAACATACATCATTCCCTGGCATTCGGAGAGGACAGTCTCGTTATGCGCCACGCAGGCTCCTTAATCCGGCcgaaaggaagaaggaagaggcCGCCAGAGCGGAACATCTACAGGACCAATATTCTATTATGAAAACAGAACTTGAACAGATGAGAGCTGGGGATCCAACGGCAACCTACAAGTGGATGGAGGCTGCTGAAGATCTTATTGATGATTTTCGAGCCTTCAAAACATTTTATCCTTGGGATAAATATGTCAAATTCTTGGGTTATACTCACGATGATAAATTTCAAGCGGAGACAAAACTGGAGACTGATTTGACGGAGATGGCTGATCGATTATCAAAAA AACTCGGAGCCGATGCCGAAGACAGGACTAGTGCTTCATCTGCTAGTATTCCAGCTGATTATCGGGGTATCTCGTTCAGCTCTTGGCTAGATATATTTCTCGAGTATGCAATATGTCTCGCGAAGGACGGGCATGATCGAGAGTCATATGAGATTTGCGAATCTGCTAGGGACGCCATTGTCTTCTATCATAAGCGCGAGGATATGTTCTTGATTCATGTATGCTGGGGCA CTTGTGCTTTACTCTGTAATGACGAGGAAATGTGTATCAGAGTGGCGAGATATTTTATGagagaatatcaattcaCCACAGATTCTTACAGAATGTACGCAGCCATTGCGAGGTTGTGTCAATCGCCAGTCTCGTGGTATTGTTCAGGCCCCGAACAAAAGTATATGCTTCGTCAAGTCAAGGCCATGGATTTCAATCTCGTCGATAAATCTCGTCGTCAAAGAGGCTATGCAGAGAAAGCTGGCTACACATCGCAGGACAAGGACGGAAAACCAATCCTTAACGATGATATGGACGTCGCTCTCCTAATGTTATACGGCCATATCCTTTACTCGGGAACAAGTTATGCCTACTCTTTAA ACTATTTCCTGAGAGCTTATGCACTTGATCCAAACAACGCTATAATAAATCTGAACATAGGCCTTGCTTACGTTCATCACTCGCTCAAGAGACAAGCAGATAACAGACAATTCATGATCCTTCAAGGTCTGACGTTCCTTTTCGATTATTATAACTCACGCATACAGTCAACCATTCTCGAGGAACGTCAGGAGGCTCATTATAATTTGGCCAGAGTTTATCATATGCTTGGTGTCTCGCACCTTGCGATAAAATACTACCTTCGTGTACTGAAAGAGGCCGACGACCAGGAGAGCTCAcgagaagatattgaaattgatactgcatacaatctcaaaattctttgtATGGTCACAGGTAATAAGAAATTGGCAAATGTCATAGCCAGGAAATGGCTCGTAATTTAA